In a genomic window of Flavobacterium sp. KACC 22761:
- the rpoN gene encoding RNA polymerase factor sigma-54: MLKQFLNLKLSQKLSPQQIQLMKLIQLPTQAFEQRLLEEMNENPALEAGKEDDYEADEYANEDYDDYDDAESDRIEADDINIDEYLSDDDTPDYKTQVNNYSDDEERETPFAAPISFHQDLINQLNTFILNDEEREIAEFLVGSIDDMGYIRRSIPDIVDDMAFTQGIYTDEAMVEKMLTVIHELEPSGVGARDLQECLLLQLKHKTPTEYVDLAIDIIENQFDAFTKKHYDKLLQKYSISNEQLKKAIHEIERLNPKPGGSFTGNNKVTENVVPDFAIRIVDGELELTLNGRNAPSLHVSKDYQEMMQTYKESRDKSTAQKDAVQFIKQKLDSAKWFIDAIRQRQETLFVTMNAIMHYQEEYFLDGDETKLKPMILKDIADMVGLDISTISRVANSKYVETPYGTKLIKEFFSEAMKNDQGEDVSTLEIKKILQNTIEEEDKRKPLPDDQLAEILKEKGYPIARRTIAKYREQLDIPVARMRKKI, translated from the coding sequence ATGCTAAAGCAATTTTTAAATTTAAAATTATCCCAAAAATTATCTCCACAGCAAATACAGCTGATGAAGTTAATTCAATTGCCTACGCAAGCTTTTGAACAGCGTTTATTAGAAGAAATGAACGAAAATCCGGCTCTTGAAGCAGGAAAAGAAGACGATTACGAAGCTGATGAATACGCTAATGAAGACTACGACGATTATGATGATGCAGAATCTGACAGAATCGAAGCAGACGACATTAACATTGATGAATATTTAAGCGACGACGATACACCCGATTACAAAACTCAGGTAAATAATTACAGTGACGACGAAGAGCGCGAAACGCCTTTTGCGGCTCCGATAAGTTTCCATCAGGATTTGATCAATCAGTTGAATACTTTTATTTTGAACGATGAAGAGCGTGAGATCGCTGAATTCCTTGTTGGAAGTATTGATGACATGGGTTACATCCGCAGAAGCATTCCGGATATTGTAGACGACATGGCTTTTACTCAGGGAATTTATACTGATGAAGCGATGGTCGAAAAAATGTTGACCGTAATTCACGAACTTGAACCTTCGGGAGTTGGTGCACGTGATTTACAAGAATGTTTATTACTTCAATTAAAACACAAAACACCAACTGAATATGTTGATTTAGCCATTGACATTATCGAAAATCAGTTTGATGCTTTTACGAAAAAACATTACGATAAATTATTGCAAAAATACAGCATTTCGAACGAACAGCTTAAAAAAGCGATTCACGAAATTGAAAGACTGAATCCAAAACCTGGTGGTTCTTTTACAGGAAACAATAAAGTTACTGAAAATGTGGTTCCAGATTTCGCTATCAGAATTGTTGACGGAGAGTTAGAACTGACTTTAAACGGAAGAAATGCTCCTTCCCTGCACGTTTCTAAAGATTATCAGGAAATGATGCAGACGTACAAAGAATCTCGTGATAAATCGACTGCGCAAAAAGACGCCGTTCAGTTTATCAAACAAAAACTGGATTCTGCTAAATGGTTTATCGATGCGATTAGACAACGTCAGGAAACGCTTTTTGTAACCATGAATGCAATTATGCATTATCAGGAAGAATATTTCTTAGACGGTGACGAAACCAAACTAAAACCGATGATCTTAAAAGATATCGCTGATATGGTTGGTTTAGATATTTCGACGATTTCACGTGTGGCAAACAGTAAATATGTTGAAACGCCATATGGGACAAAACTAATCAAAGAATTTTTCTCTGAAGCGATGAAAAATGATCAAGGAGAAGATGTTTCAACTTTGGAAATCAAAAAAATTCTTCAAAATACAATTGAAGAAGAGGATAAAAGAAAACCGCTTCCAGACGATCAGCTAGCAGAAATCTTAAAAGAAAAAGGTTATCCAATCGCAAGAAGAACTATTGCAAAATATCGAGAACAGCTTGATATTCCGGTAGCGAGAATGAGAAAGAAGATTTAA
- a CDS encoding IS3 family transposase (programmed frameshift) encodes MSLTREVFKRIVPDCTYSEAFKKQVVKEFELGLFCKADLRRRYQIRSHSCIDSWLRKYGKFTYLEKLTLGRPMKDPQSQRIKELEAQLAKKEQELLVFKKFIEIAERELKIEIGKKVWFQAVQEINRIYRVSPCEICRLFGYSKQAYYKRKSHLLKSIPDKVHLKSLVMSVRQKLPKTGGRKLHYMLKDDLKRHQIKIGRDKLFDFLRDEYLLVPKARRYYKTTNSRHWMRKYPNLIKEIKLNEPEQVWVADITYLRTKEQTYYLHLITDAYSKKIVGYNLSDNLMASSTLEALKMAVGNRKYSRNLIHHSDRGLQYCSKEYTEYLSQSKILISMTQNYDPYENAVAERVNGILKEEFGLSEIFEDFENLKKQALESILFYNQIRVHLSINMLTPNQAHLQNQIKLKRWKKTNRNKNNSVPI; translated from the exons ATGTCACTAACAAGAGAAGTATTTAAAAGAATTGTGCCTGATTGCACTTACAGTGAGGCATTCAAAAAACAGGTTGTAAAAGAATTTGAACTGGGATTATTTTGCAAGGCAGATCTTCGCCGTCGTTACCAAATCAGAAGTCATAGCTGTATCGACAGTTGGTTAAGAAAATATGGTAAATTTACATATCTGGAAAAACTAACACTGGGACGACCTATGAAAGATCCTCAATCTCAACGCATCAAAGAACTCGAAGCTCAATTAGCTAAGAAAGAGCAAGAATTATTGGTCTTTAAAAAGTTTATTGAAATAGCCGAACGCGAGCTAAAAATCGAGATTG GTAAAAAAGTCTGGTTCCAAGCAGTCCAAGAAATAAATCGTATATACAGGGTTAGTCCTTGTGAAATATGTCGATTGTTTGGATACAGTAAACAAGCTTATTACAAACGAAAATCACATCTATTAAAGTCAATTCCCGACAAAGTACATCTCAAATCTTTGGTAATGTCGGTTCGTCAAAAGCTGCCAAAAACCGGTGGCAGAAAACTGCATTATATGCTGAAAGATGATTTAAAAAGACATCAAATAAAGATTGGCAGAGATAAATTGTTTGATTTTTTACGTGATGAATATTTATTAGTCCCTAAAGCTAGAAGATATTACAAGACAACAAATTCAAGACATTGGATGCGTAAATATCCAAATTTAATAAAAGAAATCAAGCTCAATGAGCCTGAGCAGGTTTGGGTTGCTGATATTACTTATCTAAGAACTAAAGAACAAACATATTACCTGCATTTGATAACAGATGCATACTCGAAGAAAATTGTAGGTTATAATTTATCGGATAATTTAATGGCTTCTTCTACATTAGAAGCTTTAAAGATGGCTGTCGGTAATAGGAAATACAGCAGAAATCTCATACATCATTCAGATAGAGGTCTTCAATATTGCAGCAAAGAGTACACGGAATATTTATCTCAAAGCAAGATTCTGATAAGTATGACACAAAACTATGATCCATATGAAAATGCAGTTGCAGAAAGAGTAAATGGTATTTTAAAAGAAGAATTTGGATTATCTGAAATCTTTGAAGATTTTGAAAATCTGAAAAAGCAAGCTCTAGAATCTATTTTATTTTATAATCAAATAAGAGTGCATTTATCAATAAATATGCTGACTCCAAATCAAGCACATTTACAAAATCAAATCAAACTCAAAAGATGGAAAAAAACAAATCGGAACAAAAATAATTCTGTTCCGATTTAA